In Astatotilapia calliptera chromosome 16, fAstCal1.2, whole genome shotgun sequence, one genomic interval encodes:
- the cpap gene encoding centromere protein J, translating to MSSPAGLQYSQADFLARWMPSSTRAGVILSPSPDLAGPLGHTSAVGSSPMLPDDSFASDFAPLPASTDSSCLGVDAFRRAAGGEMTESDRPVNGLNSVPTRIADGQLDTLDEMASKSQDLPLMMKLEQLKKWQQHMQEQLKAHQLEELLHLQEEQQKLLGTLNGSEHCTGESSEMSGPEWVEDTLHRSCYTQRSYSPDTNHRRVPQGSTIGRQPEQQLSLVVRHEQPPKGQASEEGDHEEEGSLDSREDEEEHSVNASCFSEEDDMLMQHNAVARTEDDSRTEDKIFHDRPIRPGIGGQKQTFEELLEEQLKLEEQRLKSAQQQQSQDGANAAQALPKRAFLKRGEGLSRFTNNRKAMFQKTDVKDSRPPPPQARVISRSNSEPAYIQKGAANSAPRLPVQRKTATLNKENRLKGLSSPPHDTRAVTKVARTKVLGSHQRQNTTGPESVQTDPGGRPAKHQLGKVLPVQAVKVPCLNIQPCPTTKQGGKLGQAGTAENEKSCGSKVESAEAGGVSKGGDPVIQDSFELSFQKKLQRWECDRQLESMELGEFELLEQAAEELSFSSNSSFVMKVLQMDQQRQLQTVKGLHQRRLSSTPIKSPPKGAFQRCNSVGNTGGLACESNSLNSEAFVKTRNDILENKESIKETQGIEREDKHDISDTTPCSRSECGDDKVVKSSLCFPAPINPPYDKRSYEDEDSFRDSSSDVAEENDVESKSVHSNSEDSTLIEGKDGEQGRVVFDDDDTWNDLEDTAIGTADESKELSPISKPTAREISPPQKTLLRKVAVSKGVELGKATGIGSVSLEPDHPPASQLMTKLFPSLKPKAQSAPLPLPPAASVESKKPEEDTGQQVQSRQLRERLAELEIEIERFRKENVALTKLRQENEKKQETLRSERLEFEQMRAEEMAKFEEYKKEETRKLQKERKLFEKHVSAARAIPDKKEREEIQELKQQLSSLQEELKRRESRWSSTQSRLRQQIDSLRQENSSLRDEIHVLEKLRLSAWKKNPAAAEKESPRMFESNTPPVTKGVKFASPLDSRGSDSSPPHVSSAPATRGNSRDGSQGAAGIKSSLRKPAGPGSSSTSVASRKSEERSAPAGSQENSPNQEHLYNCSPNTDSPTNELELSKAEETESTREVITHPDGKLEKVLVSGDRLIVYPNGTRKEVSADGLTVKVIFFNGDTKQVTADQRVVYYYAETQTTHITYPDGMEVLHFANNQTEKHFPDGRKEITFPDQTVKNLFPNGREESVLTDGTIIQVNSDGTKEILFNTGQKEIHTAEYKRREYPDGTVKTVYADGRQETRYPTGRLRIKDKDGNVILDTKV from the exons ATGTCATCTCCAGCTGGCCTTCAGTACTCCCAGGCAGACTTCTTGGCCCGGTGGATGCCAAGTAGCACCAGAGCCGGAGTGATCCTCAGTCCCTCTCCGGATTTGGCTGGACCCTTGGGCCACACCTCTGCCGTGGGATCTTCGCCCATGTTGCCAGACGATTCCTTCGCTTCCGATTTTGCCCCGTTGCCCGCTTCTACAGACAGCAGCTGCCTGGGTGTGGATGCATTTAGACgggcagcaggaggagagatGACTGAGTCTGACAGGCCGGTGAACGGTCTAAACTCTGTTCCAACGAGAattgcagatggacagctggaCACTTTGGACGAGATGGCAAGCAAATCACAGGATCTGCCCCTTATGATGAAGCTTGAACAG TTAAAGAAATGGCAGCAGCACATGCAGGAGCAGCTAAAAGCTCATCAGCTGGAGGAGCTGCTTCATCTCCAGGAAGAGCAGCAGAAGTTACTGGGAACTCTGAATGGATCCGAGCACTGCACAGGAG AGAGTTCAGAAATGTCTGGACCAGAGTGGGTTGAGGACACGCTCCACAGGTCATGTTACACACAGCGCTCATACAGTCCTGATACAAATCACCGTAGAGTCCCACAGGGCTCTACGATCGGCCGTCAACCAGAACAGCAACTTTCACTAGTTGTCAGACACGAGCAGCCACCCAAAGGTCAAGCATCTGAGGAGGGTGACCATGAGGAAGAGG gttCACTGGACTCcagagaggatgaggaggagcacAGTGTCAATGCGAGCTGTTTTTCTGAGGAAGACGACATGTTGATGCAACATAATGCTGTGGCAAGGACTGAAGATGACAGCAGAACAGAAGACAAAATCTTTCATGACAG ACCTATAAGGCCAGGTATTGGTGGTCAAAAGCAGACATTTGAAGAGCTGCTGGAGGAGCAGCTGAagctggaggagcagcggctaaAGTCTGCCCAGCAACAACAG AGTCAAGATGGAGCCAACGCTGCGCAAGCCCTTCCTAAGAGAGCCTTTTTGAAGCGAGGAGAGGGCCTTTCGAGATTTACAAATAATCGGAAAGCTATGTTCCAAAAAACGGATGTAAAGGACTCCAGACCACCACCGCCTCAAGCCAGAGTAATCTCTCGCAGCAACTCGGAGCCCGCATATATTCAGAAAGGAGCCGCAAACAGTGCCCCACGGCTTCCTGTCCAGCGTAAAACTGCTACACTCAACAAGGAGAACCGGTTGAAGGGACTCAGTTCACCTCCTCACGATACGCGAGCAGTGACTAAAGTAGCACGGACAAAGGTTTTAGGTAGTCATCAGAGACAGAACACAACAGGACCAGAGTCTGTCCAAACTGATCCAGGTGGCAGACCAGCCAAACATCAGTTGGGGAAAGTTCTGCCGGTTCAGGCCGTGAAAGTCCCGTGTCTCAACATTCAGCCATGTCCTACAACCAAACAGGGCGGGAAGTTAGGACAGGCAGGGAcggctgaaaatgaaaaaagctgTGGTTCAAAAGTGGAATCAGCAGAAGCAGGAGGGGTTTCTAAAGGAGGAGACCCAGTTATACAGGATTCCTTTGAGTTGTCTTTTCAGAAGAAGCTCCAGCGATGGGAGTGTGACCGACAGCTGGAGAGCATGGAGCTGGGAGAGTTTGAGCTGCTGGAGCAAGCGGCTGAAGAGCTGTCCTTCTCATCTAACTCCTCCTTTGTCATGAAG GTTCTTCAGATGGATCAACAACGACAGCTGCAGACTGTAAAGGGGCTCCACCAGCGACGCCTCTCTTCAACTCCCATTAAATCACCTCCTAAAGGTGCATTTCAGAGGTGCAATAGTGTTGGGAACACAGGTGGCTTAGCATGTGAAAGCAACTCTTTGAACTCAGAAGCATTTGTAAAGACAAGAAATGATATACTAGAGAACAAAGAGAGCATTAAGGAGACACAGGGCATTGAGAGAGAGGACAAACATGACATCTCTGACACGACACCCTGCAGCCgctctgaatgtggagatgaCAAAGTGGTCAAAAGTTCTCTCTGCTTCCCTGCACCTATTAACCCACCATATGACAAGCGGTCGTATGAAGATGAGGATAGTTTCAGGGACTCGTCTTCAGATGTGGCTGAAGAGAATGATGTGGAGAGTAAGAGTGTCCACAGCAATAGCGAGGACTCCACTCTGATAGAGGGCAAAGACGGCGAGCAGGGGAGAGTCGTGTTTGATGACGACGACACATGGAACGACCTGGAGGACACTGCCATCGGCACAGCCGATGAAAGCAAAGAGCTCAGCCCGATTTCCAAGCCGACAGCCAGAGAAATTTCTCCCCCACAGAAAACTTTGTTGAGGAAAGTGGCTGTGAGCAAAGGTGTGGAGCTGGGGAAGGCCACAGGTATCGGTTCAGTCAGTCTGGAGCCTGATCATCCTCCGGCCTCCCAGCTCATGACAAAGTTATTCCCCTCCCTGAAGCCAAAAGCCCAGAGTGCACCACTCCCTCTTCCTCCAGCTGCTTCTGTTGAGTCCAAAAAGCCAGAGGAGGACACAG GCCAGCAGGTCCAGTCGAGACAGCTCAGGGAGAGACTGGCTGAGCTGGAGATTGAGATTGAGAGATTTAGGAAGGAGAACGTTGCGCTCACCAAACTCAGACAGGAGAAcgagaaaaaacaggaaactctcAG GTCAGAGCGTTTGGAGTTTGAGCAGATGAGAGCAGAGGAGATGGCCAAGTTTGAGGAGTACAAGAAAGAGGAGACGAGGAAGCTGCAGAAGGAGCGCAAATTGTTTGAGAAGCACGTGTCAGCGGCCAGAGCTATTCCTGATAAGAAGGAACGAGAAGAGATCCAG GAGTTGAAGCAGCAGCTGAGCTCCCTGCAGGAGGAGCTGAAGAGAAGGGAGAGTCGCTGGTCCTCCACACAAAGCCGCCTGCGCCAACAGATCGACTCCCTCAGACAAGAGAACAGTTCACTGCGTGATGAG ATCCACGTGCTAGAGAAGCTCCGTCTGAGTGCCTGGAAGAAAAACCCTGCGGCTGCTGAGAAGGAAAGTCCCAGAATGTTTGAGAGCAATACGCCACCTGTGACCAAAGGAGTTAAATTTGCT AGTCCTCTCGACTCCAGAGGAAGTGACAGCAGCCCTCCACATGTCAGCTCTGCTCCAGCCACTAGAGGGAACTCCAGAGACGGCAGTCAGGGTGCTGCAG GAATAAAGAGCAGCCTGAGGAAGCCAGCAGGGCCAGGCTCCTCTTCCACCTCCGTAGCCAGCAGGAAGTCAGAGGAGAGGTCAGCACCTGCCGGGAGCCAGGAGAACTCACCAAACCAAGAACACTTATACAACTGCTCTCCA AACACTGATTCTCCGACAAATGAACTTGAGCTAAGTAAGGCTGAAGAGACCGAATCAACCAGGGAGGTTATCACACATCCTGATGGCAAG TTAGAGAAGGTTTTGGTCAGCGGTGATCGTCTCATAGTTTACCCCAATGGGACCAGGAAGGAGGTTTCAGCAGACGGACTGACGGTCAAGGTCATCTTCTTCAACGGAGATACTAAACAAGTCACGGCCGACCAAAGAGTG GTCTACTACTATGCTGAAACCCAGACAACACACATCACCTACCCAGATGGCATGGAGGTGCTGCACTTCGCCAACAACCAAACAG AAAAGCATTTTCCCGACGGCCGTAAGGAAATCACCTTCCCAGACCAGACAGTAAAGAACCTTTTCCCTAATGGCAGGGAGGAGAGCGTACTGACAGACGGGACCATCATCCAGGTTAACTC GGACGGCACCAAAGAGATCCTTTTTAACACAGGCCAGAAGGAGATCCACACAGCAGAGTACAAGAGGCGAGAGTATCCAGATGGCACAGTGAAGACCGTCTACGCAGATGGGAGGCAAGAAACCCGCTACCCCACCGGGCGGCTCAGGATCAAAGACAAAGATGGAAACGTCATCCTGGACACCAAGGTGTAG